The Aureispira anguillae genome contains a region encoding:
- a CDS encoding LytR/AlgR family response regulator transcription factor yields MLKVLIIEDNATGAALLNDKIEKNFLDKLTVVGIVGTVSEAIRSIETQKPDLLFLDIHLLDGDGFEVLEQTQGKQYDVIFTTAYQEYSLKAFDYSALHYLLKPIEERELINAIHRFLEKKTSLSYDQVQLFKQQIQSGVQKIAISSMTEIVFVLVDDIMYFEADQNYSKIYLKDGKMIVSTKSLAFYEDLLLETAFYRIHGKYLINTNCVIKYIKGKGGSVLMPNKMELPVSVRKKQGFIHQMLKSNA; encoded by the coding sequence ATGTTAAAAGTATTAATTATTGAAGATAATGCGACAGGAGCCGCACTGCTAAATGACAAGATTGAAAAAAACTTTTTGGACAAGCTCACAGTAGTAGGCATTGTTGGTACGGTCAGTGAAGCAATCCGTTCTATTGAGACCCAAAAACCAGATTTGCTATTTTTAGACATCCATTTATTGGATGGAGATGGTTTTGAGGTACTTGAACAAACCCAAGGAAAACAGTATGATGTTATTTTTACAACCGCTTATCAAGAATACTCACTAAAAGCCTTTGATTATTCAGCCCTTCATTATCTACTCAAACCCATTGAGGAGCGAGAACTAATCAACGCCATTCATCGTTTTTTGGAGAAAAAAACAAGCCTTTCCTACGATCAAGTCCAGCTCTTTAAGCAACAGATACAGTCTGGCGTCCAGAAAATAGCCATCTCTTCTATGACAGAGATTGTATTTGTTTTGGTAGACGATATTATGTATTTTGAAGCAGATCAGAATTACTCAAAGATTTACCTAAAAGATGGTAAAATGATTGTTTCTACCAAATCACTTGCCTTTTACGAAGATTTGCTTCTTGAGACTGCCTTTTATCGAATTCATGGCAAATACCTCATCAATACCAATTGTGTGATTAAATACATCAAGGGTAAGGGGGGATCTGTTCTTATGCCCAATAAGATGGAATTGCCAGTTTCTGTACGAAAAAAACAAGGCTTTATTCACCAAATGCTTAAATCCAATGCCTGA
- a CDS encoding sensor histidine kinase produces the protein MLFRLSPLLFLMFLQLNSWGQTMPFKNFTSENHLPSNEVYQIHEDKEGFIWICTDRGVVRFDGQNFKHFSSLDGLVSNTVFNAVSDHKGRTWFFTLRNELCYHFKHKIYKHPLSQALKEKFGEHSVMPYLVVDSSGGILIAPQNGDTSDYNKYYYISPSEEKLETKYINTSFVSDTLPHKQLFLLTENKMLLVGIQHHIGHTIGLKSGNLKFTYQRKGAVVAAGERGGHGLLPLSNGKLLFFNTQRLILVDPQTEEIITSVFPDSSGTSSIIKIHEDQEENLWLSTTKGLLFYKNGKLNYPPKRLFKDYFVTSVRIASNGALWFSTYKNGVFWIPDRTIQNFFKPTSQPINSTPFIRLFQQEKKNYGITRKGIVYQLSTLPPSTISKSYSDYISDVILLENDRLLCSDGTILNGTNFALQTIDSTLYRQRMTTKSIFKDREGTLWFAKTTGLFKQDQQQLKATAVTLRTNVITTYSSGLLLLGTHDGLFSYDPRLDTAYFLGESHKALKERITSIERIANNKYIVGTLGSGLLLVNDRLVVERQFTPKNGLISSFIKNISIENDSVIWVGSNNGCNRIQFNADFSIKKVNLLTSNNALPSSSVNDVLVDANTVWIATDNGLTYIDNLNQFFSSEATVPRTYFLSAKANGQVFTPEQQQLDYYQDHLEFEFASIYFGNQKFDYSYRLLGVDENWYLTNENTVHYANLGPGEYEFQVGVALKGGVISPQVSRIKFLIKPHYTQTLGFKLMLLLLILLLIGFWLRMKLKQNRLEKLKVQAEQKALHSQIKPHFIFNAMNSILYFVEKNNKESAALYLSSFSRLLRRILENSQHDLVLLSKELEALKEYLKLEKLRMEEHNTGYQHNFELSPIPPNAFGYKIPPMLLQSLVENAILHGLATKKGDRSIHIAMNAIHENLEITIIDNGIGRAASQKINAKRIRHQPMGIKNTQLRLKTLSLIYKKEFALEIIDLEQGTKVILSIPKLL, from the coding sequence ATGCTGTTTCGATTAAGCCCATTGTTGTTTTTGATGTTTTTACAGCTAAATAGTTGGGGGCAAACCATGCCCTTTAAAAACTTTACTTCTGAGAATCATTTACCGAGTAATGAGGTTTATCAAATTCATGAAGACAAGGAAGGCTTTATTTGGATTTGTACCGATAGAGGGGTGGTTCGATTTGATGGACAAAATTTTAAGCATTTTAGTTCTTTGGATGGTTTGGTGAGCAATACTGTTTTTAATGCAGTAAGTGATCATAAAGGTCGGACTTGGTTTTTTACCCTTCGGAATGAATTGTGTTATCATTTTAAACACAAAATATACAAACACCCGCTTAGCCAAGCACTAAAAGAAAAATTTGGAGAACATAGCGTGATGCCCTATTTGGTGGTTGACAGCAGTGGAGGAATTTTAATTGCTCCTCAAAATGGCGATACTTCAGATTACAATAAATATTATTACATTTCTCCATCAGAAGAAAAACTGGAAACCAAATATATCAACACTAGCTTTGTAAGCGATACCTTGCCTCACAAGCAGTTGTTTTTGTTGACAGAAAACAAAATGTTGCTAGTTGGTATACAACACCATATTGGACATACTATTGGTCTTAAAAGCGGTAATCTTAAATTTACATACCAACGAAAAGGAGCTGTTGTTGCAGCAGGGGAAAGGGGAGGTCATGGATTATTACCCTTATCCAATGGGAAATTATTGTTTTTTAATACGCAACGACTAATTCTTGTTGATCCTCAAACAGAAGAAATTATAACGAGTGTTTTTCCAGATTCTAGCGGAACGAGCTCTATTATAAAAATCCATGAAGATCAAGAAGAAAACCTTTGGTTGTCAACGACTAAAGGGCTTCTTTTTTACAAAAACGGAAAACTAAATTATCCTCCTAAAAGATTATTCAAAGATTACTTTGTCACGAGTGTACGAATTGCTTCCAATGGCGCTTTGTGGTTTTCAACCTATAAAAACGGAGTATTTTGGATTCCTGATAGAACCATTCAGAATTTTTTTAAACCGACTTCACAGCCTATTAACTCGACTCCCTTTATCCGCTTATTTCAGCAAGAAAAAAAGAACTATGGTATAACGAGAAAGGGGATTGTTTACCAGTTGTCTACCTTACCGCCTAGTACAATTTCTAAGAGTTATTCAGACTATATTTCGGATGTTATATTGTTGGAAAATGATCGGTTGTTATGTTCAGATGGGACGATTTTGAACGGAACTAATTTTGCTTTACAGACAATTGATTCTACGCTTTATCGTCAACGCATGACGACCAAAAGTATATTCAAGGATAGAGAGGGAACATTGTGGTTTGCTAAGACAACAGGGCTCTTTAAACAAGATCAACAACAACTAAAAGCCACTGCTGTAACGTTAAGAACCAATGTTATTACAACGTATTCTTCAGGCTTGTTATTATTGGGAACACACGACGGTTTGTTTTCTTATGATCCTAGGCTTGACACAGCTTATTTTTTAGGGGAAAGCCATAAGGCACTAAAGGAGCGTATTACTTCCATAGAGCGGATTGCTAACAACAAATATATAGTGGGTACCTTAGGCTCAGGTTTGCTGCTTGTCAATGACCGCTTAGTGGTCGAACGGCAATTCACGCCCAAAAATGGATTAATAAGTTCTTTTATCAAAAATATATCCATCGAAAATGATTCAGTGATCTGGGTTGGGTCAAACAATGGCTGCAATAGAATACAGTTTAATGCTGATTTTTCTATTAAAAAAGTAAACTTACTGACGAGTAACAATGCCTTGCCTTCTTCTAGCGTCAATGATGTTTTAGTCGATGCAAATACCGTCTGGATTGCTACGGACAATGGCTTGACGTATATTGATAACTTAAATCAATTCTTTTCATCGGAAGCAACGGTTCCCAGAACGTATTTCTTGTCTGCCAAAGCAAACGGTCAAGTTTTTACCCCAGAACAACAACAACTCGACTATTATCAGGATCATTTAGAATTTGAATTTGCAAGTATTTATTTTGGAAACCAAAAGTTTGACTATAGTTATCGCTTATTAGGGGTAGATGAAAATTGGTATTTAACCAATGAAAACACCGTACATTATGCTAATTTGGGACCTGGGGAATACGAATTTCAGGTAGGGGTGGCTTTAAAGGGTGGAGTCATTAGCCCCCAAGTCAGCCGCATTAAATTTTTGATAAAACCTCATTATACCCAAACCTTGGGGTTCAAGTTGATGTTGTTGTTACTTATCTTGCTTTTGATTGGGTTTTGGTTGAGAATGAAACTAAAACAGAATCGCTTAGAAAAGCTAAAGGTTCAAGCCGAACAAAAAGCATTACACAGCCAAATCAAACCCCATTTTATCTTTAATGCCATGAATTCTATCCTCTATTTTGTAGAGAAAAATAACAAGGAGTCAGCGGCTTTATATTTAAGTAGTTTTTCTAGATTGCTTCGGCGAATTCTTGAAAATTCTCAACATGATTTGGTATTGCTTAGCAAAGAACTGGAAGCACTGAAGGAGTATCTCAAATTGGAAAAGTTGCGAATGGAGGAGCACAATACAGGATACCAACACAATTTTGAGTTGTCGCCTATTCCCCCCAATGCTTTTGGGTATAAAATTCCTCCAATGTTGTTACAATCGCTGGTCGAGAATGCTATATTGCACGGCCTAGCGACCAAAAAGGGGGATCGCAGCATCCATATTGCAATGAATGCCATTCATGAAAATCTAGAAATTACGATCATAGATAATGGAATTGGTCGAGCAGCCTCTCAAAAAATAAATGCCAAAAGAATTCGACATCAGCCCATGGGAATTAAAAATACGCAGCTTCGTCTAAAAACCCTTAGCCTTATTTATAAAAAAGAATTTGCCTTAGAAATTATAGATTTGGAGCAAGGAACCAAAGTCATCTTAAGCATACCAAAGTTGTTGTAA